The sequence TCATCGAATGGCGTGAGGTGCCGCCGGCCGAGGGTTCCAGCGTGAACGCCACGGTGACGACCCCATTCGCAGTGGCCGGTGTGGAGAGACACGACGGGCCGGTGCGCTTCGAGAAGGCCGGCAGCTAGATGCGCAGCACCGAGCGCACATCGCTCGGGCTGACCCGGCGGCAGGCGGCGCTCGTGGCCTACTCCGCCGGCTGGATCACCGGCCTCGTGGTGCTCTGGCTCGAGGGGCAGGACAGGGACACGCGGTGGCACGCCGCGCAGTCGACGGTGGGCTTCGGTCTGCTGGCCCTCGCGGGTGTCCTGTGCATGGCGGTGGCCACGATCGGCCTGCTCTCGTCCATGATCGTGTTCCGCATCGGTCTGGTGGGCGTGCAGGTCGTTGTCGCCGTCGGGATCGCGCTCTGGGCGTGGTCGCTCGTCCGCGTCGCGCTCGGCGGCACGCCCCGCTGGCCCCTGATTGGCGCCCGCGTCGACGCCCTGGCCGACCCCTCTCGCTCGGCGTAGGGCCTGACGTGTCCGGCCCGTTGGCATCACCGTATGCCGGTCAGGCTCGGAGAGCCGACCCCGCCACCAGGCGGCAGAGGACGTAGAATCGACGTGTTCTCTCCATAGGAGGCAGGATGCGTCGAACGCTGCTGTCACTGCTGGTCTTGGTCGCCTCGTCTGGCGTCGTGTCGCTCGATGGCCAGGCTCCCGCACAGCCCGCGTTCCGCGCCGGCACCACCGTCGTCGAGGTGTCGGCCATCGTCACCAAGGACGGCGTGCCGGTGGCGGACCTCCGCGCCGATGAAGTGGTCGTCCTGGACAACGGCAAGCCACAGGAACTGGTGGCGTTCGAGTTCGTCGATCTCGGGCGCGTGGAAGGACCGGCGCAGCGGCGCGATTTCGTGCTCGTGCTCGACGACCTGCACATCGCCGCCGAGCAGTCGGCGCCCACCATCGACGCGGCGCTGGCGTTGGTCGATGCGCTCGGACCGTACGATCGTCTTGCCGTCTCGACGACCGGGGCCGTGAATCTCTCCTTCGAGTTCTCGACCCAGAGGGAGGCGGCTCGCGAGACGATCCGCAAGTTCCGGGGGCAGATGCCTCGCGGACAGTACATGGCGGGCCGGCTTGGAGGGGCAGAAGCCTCGGCACGATCGCGGATCGCCCTCGACGTGCTCGGTCAGATTTGCGAAGCGGTGCGGTCCGATACTGCTGAACGACGCGCGCTGCTGCTCTTCAGCACCGGATACGTGGAGCTCAGACCGGACATTGGCAACAGGGATACGCAGAACATCTGGCCTGACTATCTCGAACTGCTGCGTGAGGCCGCGCTCGGCAATGTCGCCATCTATACGGTGGACCCGCGTGGTCTTCGCGCGCCGAATACGCCCGCGCCCTGGGTATCTGGGGGGCCGCCGACGATGGGGTCACCCACCGCGCTGGCGTCGGACGTCACGGGCAGCAACGCCATCCTCGCACTGAATACCGGCGGCGTGCAGACGCGCTGGACCAACGACCTCACCGCCGGGTACGCACAACTCCTGCAGGACAGCCGCCAGTACTACCGTCTGGCGTACGTCCAGCCGGAGCCCGCGCCGGGCAAGGCGCAGCCGCAGACCCGCGGCATCAAGGTGAAGGTGACGCGCCCCGGCGTGGACGTCCGCGCCCGCCAGCGCTACGCACCCGCCAGGGACGCCTCGTAGAAGCACCGGTTGCCGGTTTGCCGGTTGCCCGTTGCCGGCTGTCTACAGCTCCCCGTTCCACTCTTCGGGTTCGGCGGCCGTGGCACGGATGATTTCCAGGTGCCACTTGCCGCCGCCCCAGGGTTCGATCACCTCGGCGACCACCACGTCGACGAGCACCTCGTGGAAGGTGCGCGTCTCCGGATCGCCCTCGAGGTGGTACGCCGATTCGTCCCACCCGAACGTGGGATACAGCGCCAGCGTCAGGAACAGATCGTATCCGTCGTCCACGACGATGAGCTGTCCGCAGGGACGCTTCAGCGTGGAGTGGTAGATGAGGTATTTCTCCGCGCTGTGCGCGCGGATGTAGCGCTTGAGCGCGAACTCGCGCGCCACGATCTCCTCGACGGCGATCTTCTTGTCCCAGCAGTCGCGGCAGTACTTCTCCTCGCCACGCGGCTCGGACACCTCCTTCGCGTTGCACAGGGCGCAACGCGCGCTCGACACGGTACGGCGCGACATCGCAGGGCTCGCTATCTGGCAGACAGGCTCGCGTCGAACGCGGGGAGGTACATCCGCTCCACGTACTCCTTGAGCATGCGGCGCGTACAGAAGTGCGGCGCCACGGTACGGATCGACTGCTTGACCATCTGCACCCAGCGATGCGGCACATCGTCGTCGCCACGGTCGTAGAAGGCCGGCACCACTTCCTGTTCGAGCAGGCGATAGAGCGTGTCGGCATCGGCCGCGTCCTGCGCGCCCTGATCGCCGTGTACCACGCCCGGATCGATGAGCCAGCCGTTGCCGCCCGCGAATCCCTCGGGCCACCAGCCGTCGCCGATGCTCACGTTGAGCACGCCGTTGGCGGCCGCCTTCATGCCGCTCGTGCCGCTGGCTTCGAGCGGCTTGCGCGGGTTGTTGAGCCACACGTCGCAGCCCTGCACCAGGTAGTGCGCCACGTGCAGGTCATAGTCCTCGACGAACGCGATGCGCCCGCCGAAGCGCGGATCGAGCGCGCGGCGGTAGATGCCCTGCAGCGCGTGCTTGCCGCCCTCGTCGGCCGGGTGCGCCTTGCCCGCGAAGACGATCTGCACCGGCCGCTTGGCGTCGTTGAGCAGCCGCGCGAGGCGGTCGGGGTCGTGGAAGATCAGGTCCGGCCGCTTGTACGCGGTCATGCGGCGCGCGAAGCCGATCGTGAGGGCTTCCTGATCGAGCAGCGTGCCGCTCGCGACCACGCGTGAGAGCGGGATGTTCTCGCGCACCCAGCGGTCGCGCACCCGATCGCGCACGAAGTGGTACATGAACGCGCGCATCCTGTCGCGCACGCGCCACAGGACATCGTCGGGAATCTGCAGCACCGCGTCCCACACGGCCGGGTCGTCGTGCCGCGCGCGCCAGTCGGCGGGCAGGTAGTCGTCGAGCGTCGAGCCCAGTTCCAGCGACAGCCAGTTGGTGAGGTGGACGCCGTTGGTCACGGCCTTGACGGGCTCGTCCTGCGGCGGCAGTTCCGAGATGAGCGGCGCCCACATCTCGCGCGTCACCTCGCCGTGGAGCTGGCTCACGGCGTTGATGAACGCCGCGCTGCGCATGGCGAGTGCCGTCATGTTGAAGAGCGTGCCGCTGCCATTGTCGTAGCGGCCGAGCGCGAGGAAGTCTTCCCGGTGGTCGCCGAGCCCCCCCCAGCAGCCGGCCAGGTGTGCCTCGACCATGTGGAAGGGGAACGCGTCGTGGCCGGCAGGCACCGGCGTGTGCGTCGTGAAGACGGTGTCCTGGCGCACGAGCTCGTGGGCCTGCGCGAACGAGTAGCCCTGCTCGAGGAACTCGCGGATGCGTTGCAGCACCACGAAGGCGGCATGGCCTTCGTTGAGGTGCCACACGGCCGGGTCGTAGCCCAGGGCGCGGAGCACGCGGACGCCGCCGATGCCGAGGATGATCTCCTGCTGCACGCGCATTTCGCGATCGCCGCCGTAGAGCCGGGCCGAGAGCTCGCGATCCCATGGCGCGTTCTCGGGCAGGTTGGTGTCCATCAGGTAGAGCGCGATGCCACCGAGCTTCACCTGCCACACCGAGACCAGCACCGTGCGGTTGCCGAGCGGGACCTGGATGACCAGTTCCTCGCCGTCGGCACCACGCGCGCGCTGCGTGGCCGCGTTCTCCCAGTTGATCTGCTCGTAGTGCTCCTGCTGCCACCCGTCGGCGGTCATGCCCTGATGGAAGTAGCCCTGCGGGTACATGAACCCGACGCCCACGAACGGCAACCCGAGGTCCGAGGCTTCCTTGCAGTGATCGCCAGCGAGCACACCGAGGCCGCCCGCGTAGATCGGGAGGGACTGGTGGATGGCGAACTCCGCCGAAAAGTAGGCGATCGGCCTGTCGCGTCCGATCGTCGTGCGGGTGGCCCACCACGTGTTCGCGCCCGTGCGCGCCGCCGCAAGCTGACCCATCGCGTCGTCGTAGATGGCGAGGAAGGCCGGATCCGCCGCAACGGCCGCGAACCGCTCGGGGCTCACCAGCCGCAGCATGCGGACGGGATTGTGGGCGGTGAGCCGCCACGTCTTGTAGTCGAGGCGGCGGAACACCTCGCGCGCGTCACGGTGCCAGACCCACCAGAGGTCGGTGGCCAGATCCTGGAGACCAGCGATGCGTTCGGGGAGGACGGGGAATTCGGACATTGGTTCCTTCAGCGTTCCTGCGGACTCGGAGCGGCCAGCCAGCGATTCCGGCCGGCCATCGACCGCCTATCGTACACTCTGGCGCATGCCAACACGCCTGAATCGCCGAGATTTCGTCCGCACAGGTGCCGCCGCGGCAGGCCTCGGCCTAGCCGGTCGCGTCGAGGGCGCCCCTGCCGCCCACCAGCCGGCTCCGGCCGTCAGGCGGAGCCAGGCGCGGCCCGTGGTGATTGCCTCCGCCAACGGCAATTCCCGCCTGCACGACGGCAACGAGACCTGCGTCGCCCGGGCCTTCCGGCTCATGACCGGCGGCACCGACGTACTCGAAGCCCTCATCGCCGGCGTCAACATCGTCGAACTGGACCCGAAGGAGACGAGCGTGGGGTACGGCGGACTGCCCAACGCCGACGGCGTGGTGCAACTCGATTCGTGCTGCATGCACGGGCCGAAGAAGCGGGCCGGTGGCGTCGCGGCGCTCGAAGGCGTGCGCATGCCCTCGAAGGTGGCCCATGCGGTGCTGCAGAATACCGACCACCACCTGCTTGTCGGTGCCGGTGCGCAGCAGTTCGCGCGCCAGATGGGGTTTGCCATCGAGGACGACCTCAACACCGAGACCTCGCGGAAGCTGTGGCTCGAATGGAAGCGCCGGCTCGATCCGGAGCACTTCCTCGATCCCGACAAGCGCGCGCAGGCCGGCTTGGACGCCGGGTGGTCGATGGTGCGCGACGGCCTCATCGACCGCGAGCACTACTTCGGCACCATCAACTGCGACGGCATCAACGCGAAGGGCGAGATCTGCGGCGTGACGACCACGAGCGGCCTGGCGTGGAAGATCCCGGGCCGCGTGGGCGATTCGCCGATCCTCGGGGCGGGCCTCTACGTGGATGGCGATGTGGGCGCCGCAGGCTCGACGGGCCGTGGCGAGGCCAACCTGTATGGTTTGTGCTCGTACCTGATCGTCGAGCTGCTCCGTCAGGGCAAGTCGCCCAGGGACGCCGGCATGGAAGCGCTTCGCCGCGTCAAGGCCAACACGATCGAGAAGCGTCTGCTCGATCCGAAGGGGTCGGGTAACCCGCGCTTCGGCCTGAATTTCTACATCGTGAACAAGGCGGGCGAGTTCGCCGGCGTCTCGATGTACCCGAGCCAGTACGCCGTGTGTACGGAGAATGGCCCCGAGACGCTGAAAACCGAAGCACTTGTGGAAGGCCCGGAGCCGGCGTGAAATTCGCCGCATTGACCCCAGTGGCGGCGCTCGTGCTCGCGACGGGTGTGGCGGCCGGGCAGCCGGCGGACCGGGCGGCGGCGTTTGCCGCGGCGTATCCAGAGATCGACAGGGCGTTCACCGACTACGCGCGCGACGCGCACGTGCCGGGAATGGCGTGGGGCGTGGTCGTCGACGGGCGACTCGTGCACCAGGGCACGTTCGGCGTGCAAAGCACCGAGACGCAGGCGCCCGTGACGGCGGACACCGTCTTCCGCATCGCGTCAATGACCAAGAGCTTCACCGCAGCGGCCATCCTCGCGCTGCGCGACGATGGGAAGCTCGCGCTCGACGATCCTGCAGAGCGCTACGTGCCCGAACTGGCGTCGCTGCGGTATCCCACGAGCGACGCACCGCGCATCACCATCCGCCACCTGCTCTCGCACGCAACGGGATTTCCCGAAGACAACCCGTGGGGCGACCAGCAACTCGCGCTGTCCGACGAGGCGATGTCGGCGCTCATGCGGCAGGGCATCCCGTTCTCGAACCCGCCGGGCCAGGCCTACGAGTACTCCAACTACGGCTTCGCGATCCTGGGGCGCATCGTCACGCAGGCGTCGGGGATGCCGTATCGCGACTACGTGCGTGCGCGTCTCCTCCAGCCGCTCGGCCTGTCGGCCACCACGCTCGACGCTCCTGCGGTGCCTGCCGCTCGCGTGGCGCACGGATATCGGTGGGAAGACGAGCGGTGGAAGGAAGAGCCACCGCTGCCAGACGGGGCGTTCGGCGCGATGGGCGGCATGCTGACGTCGCTGCGCGACCTGTCGACGTACGTCGCGTGGTTGATGGACGCCTGGCCTGCGCGCGATGGCGACGATACGGGACCGTTGCGGCGGTCGTCGCGCCGTGAGATGCAGCAGGTGTGGCGTGGCAGTCCTGCCTCGGTACGTCGCCTCGCCGACGGCGCACTGCAGTTGACGGCGGGCGGCTACGGCTACGGCCTGCGCGTGGCGCAGTCATGTGATTTCGGCCACGTGGTGGCGCACTCGGGCGGTCTGCCCGGCTACGGATCGCAGATGCGCTGGCTTCCCGAGTACGGCGTCGGTCTCGTGGCGATGGGATCGCTCACGTACACGAACTGGGGGCCGCGCTTCGACGCCGCGCTCGCGGCGCTCGCGCGCACCGGCGCACTGGTCCCTCGCCGTCCGCAACCGTCAGAGGCGCTCACACGGATGCGCGCCGACGTCACGCGCCTCGTCCAGCAGTGGGACGATGCGCTCGCGGATCGGATTGCGGCGAACAACCTGTATCTCGACCTGGCGAAGGACCGCCGACGTCGCGAGATTGACGCGCTTCGCGAGAAGCACGGGAGTTGTCGGGCCGACGGACCGTTCCTCGTGGAGAACGCCCTGCGTGGCGAATGGGTGATGCCGTGCGACAGAGGTGCCCTCCGCGTGGCGATCACGCTCGCGCCGACGGTACCGCCGAAAGTGCAGCACCTGTCGGTCCGCTCCGCCGACGCCGCCGTCGCCCTCACCCCACCCCCCGCATGCGTTCAGTAGTAGCGGCCGGGCTCGGCAAGCCGGCTCTGCCACCACGACGGCAGGGCAGGGTCGGCCCTCCGGCCCGACCCTGGGCCCGGGCCACTGCTACACTGCCCCGATGAGCGTCGCGGGCGGGCCGTACGTGGCCCTGGCAGTACTGTGTCAGCGCATCGATCTGCAACCGGATGGCACGGCCAACCTCATCGGCATCGTCGACGGTCTTGCGATCGACGATCCCTCGGATCCGAACACACCGCCGCTCATCCTCAATCTGCGCGCGGTGATTGCTTTGCGCGGCGGTGCCACGCGCGGCGCGCACACCATCACACTGCGCGGCTGGTTCCCGTCGGGTTCGGAGGGGCTGGTCGCCGACAAGGTCGTGGAGTTCTCCGACGACCGTCCGGCCATCAGCCTCAATCTCCCCCTCGAACTCGAACTCGCCGAGACAGGCACGTACGTCTTCGACGTGCTCCTGGACGAGACCCTGCTGACCGCGATCACGCTGGACGTGCGCCAGAGACAGTGATGGGGCCGGAGGGCCGACTCTCCGAGCCAGGCCCTGCGGAGCCCGAGTTCCAAGAAAAAAGCCGCCGGACAGCGTCCGGCGGCTTCGGGTTTCCGTGTGCTCGCGGTCGGTTACGAGGCGACGGCGATGGGTTCGAGCGTAGCGTCGATGGCCGCATTGCGCCAGCCGCGACGGAGCAGTCCGTCGCACCAGGTGGCGGCTGCCGCGTCGAGGTCTTCGAGGTCTTCGAACACGCGGCTCACGATGCTCTTGCCATTGACGAGGTAGCGCAGCTCGGTGCCGAACGGATGAGGCGCCACTTCACACAGCACCTGCTGTCCAGCACGGACCAATTTCCAGAGCACTCGTCGTCGCTGAGAGGGGAGCATGCGCATCATGGGTCTCCTGCCTGAAAAGCAGCGACAGATAAGAAGGCAAGAGCCGTGCCCTCGAGAGACGTCCTGAATTGGTCACTCTGCGCCTCCCGCACACATGGCGCACACGTGTCGTGTCTTGAATCGAGACGAAAAAACTACAGGGCCGCATCCGTGACGGCAAAAAATGCGTCCCCGGGCGTGCTGCTCGGCTTTCGCGTGAGACGAGAGGGGCCGCCCCACAGTCCGAATGAATTGATGAGCGTCGTGATGCCGCGAACGCTCGAAGGCCGAGCCGCGTAGCGGCGAAGGAGGGACTTGAGCTTGAAGGCCGAGCCGCGGAGCGGCGAAGGCCGAGAGCCTGAGGACTCCTTCCGCACCAGATGCGAGCGGAGCGAGTATTGGTGCGGAAGGAGGGACTTGAACCCTCACCGAGTTGCCCCGACAGGTTCCTGAGACCTGCGCGTCTGCCAATTCCGCCACTTCCGCAAGAGGCCGGTGACCGGGCCGGTCACAGAAGACCAAGTATACAGCAGGTGCGGCGCGCGGAGGAAGGACTCGGTCGGCCCACACGAAAATTGCGGGTGCTATCCTCACGGATCGACGCAGTGTGATTCCGGTGTCGCGCCCCCAGCGCGGCGCCGTTCGCCAAAGGAACGAGCGTGGCTGTACGACGAGGCGTGTGGGTGGTGGTGGTCCTGCTGGCGTGCGCGGTGCTGGTGTCCGCCGCGCTGGTGGCCTTCTCATGGGTCGCGTTCAGCCGCCCGCCGGGCGTGCCCACCAAAGGTGTCCTGGTCCTCAAACTCCAGGGCGACATCGCGGAGATCTCGACCAATCCCTTCGACTCGCTCTTTGTCGAGCCGATCACCGTGCGCAACGTCACCGAGGCCCTGCGTGCGGCCAAGACGGACCCGCGGATCACGGGCGTCCTGCTGCGGCCCATCCAGGCACCGGCCTTGTGGGGCAAGGTGCAGGAACTGCGCGACGCGCTGGTCGACTTCAAGTCGTCGGGCAAGCCGCTCGTTGCCTTCCTCGAATTCGCGAGCGAACGCGAGTACGTGCTCGCTTCAGCGGCCGCGCGGGTCGTGCTCGTCCCTGCCGGTCAGCTCAACCTGACAGGCCTGGCCAGCTACCAGGTGTTCCTCCGCGGCACGTTCGACAAGATCGGCGCCACGCCGGACCTGCTCCACATTGGGGACTACAAGACGGCCGTCAATACGTTCACCGAGAAGGGCTTCACGCCCGCGCATCGCGAGATGACCGAGTCGCTCAACCATGACACGTTCGAGCAGTTGGTCGCCGCCATCGCCGGTGCGCGCGGCAAGTCGGCAGACGAGGTGCGCGGCCTCATCGACGAGGGACCGATGCTGCCCGACGCCGCACTCGAACACGGTCTGGTGGACGATGTGGCGTACTACGACGAGATCGGGAAGACCAGCGACCTCGGTGATGGGTTTGCGGAACTGTCGCTCGACAGATATCTGACCGTCGCACGAGGCACGCGCCCGAGTCTCAAGGCACCCCGCCTCGCGGTGCTGTATGCCGTCGGCACGATTGTCTCGGGTAACGGCAGCGGACCGACGGGATCCGATGTCGGCTCCGACAAGCTCACCGAAGCGATCCGCGAGATCCGCAACGACGACAGCATCAAAGCCGTCGTACTCCGCGTTGACAGCCCAGGCGGATCCACGGTGGCGTCCGACGTGATCTGGCGGGAACTGATGCTGCTGCGCGCGCGCAAGCCACTCGTGGTGTCGATGTCGGATCTGGCCGCCTCAGGCGGCTACTACATCGCCATGCCCGGCCATGTGATCGTGGCGCAGCCCGGGACGCTCACCGGTTCCATCGGCATCTTCTCCGGCAAGTTCGTCACAGGCGGCACGTACGGCAAGCTGGGCATGCAGATCGAGGCGGTGAGCGAAGGGAAGTACGCC comes from Acidobacteriota bacterium and encodes:
- a CDS encoding VWA domain-containing protein — encoded protein: MRRTLLSLLVLVASSGVVSLDGQAPAQPAFRAGTTVVEVSAIVTKDGVPVADLRADEVVVLDNGKPQELVAFEFVDLGRVEGPAQRRDFVLVLDDLHIAAEQSAPTIDAALALVDALGPYDRLAVSTTGAVNLSFEFSTQREAARETIRKFRGQMPRGQYMAGRLGGAEASARSRIALDVLGQICEAVRSDTAERRALLLFSTGYVELRPDIGNRDTQNIWPDYLELLREAALGNVAIYTVDPRGLRAPNTPAPWVSGGPPTMGSPTALASDVTGSNAILALNTGGVQTRWTNDLTAGYAQLLQDSRQYYRLAYVQPEPAPGKAQPQTRGIKVKVTRPGVDVRARQRYAPARDAS
- the glgP gene encoding alpha-glucan family phosphorylase, coding for MSEFPVLPERIAGLQDLATDLWWVWHRDAREVFRRLDYKTWRLTAHNPVRMLRLVSPERFAAVAADPAFLAIYDDAMGQLAAARTGANTWWATRTTIGRDRPIAYFSAEFAIHQSLPIYAGGLGVLAGDHCKEASDLGLPFVGVGFMYPQGYFHQGMTADGWQQEHYEQINWENAATQRARGADGEELVIQVPLGNRTVLVSVWQVKLGGIALYLMDTNLPENAPWDRELSARLYGGDREMRVQQEIILGIGGVRVLRALGYDPAVWHLNEGHAAFVVLQRIREFLEQGYSFAQAHELVRQDTVFTTHTPVPAGHDAFPFHMVEAHLAGCWGGLGDHREDFLALGRYDNGSGTLFNMTALAMRSAAFINAVSQLHGEVTREMWAPLISELPPQDEPVKAVTNGVHLTNWLSLELGSTLDDYLPADWRARHDDPAVWDAVLQIPDDVLWRVRDRMRAFMYHFVRDRVRDRWVRENIPLSRVVASGTLLDQEALTIGFARRMTAYKRPDLIFHDPDRLARLLNDAKRPVQIVFAGKAHPADEGGKHALQGIYRRALDPRFGGRIAFVEDYDLHVAHYLVQGCDVWLNNPRKPLEASGTSGMKAAANGVLNVSIGDGWWPEGFAGGNGWLIDPGVVHGDQGAQDAADADTLYRLLEQEVVPAFYDRGDDDVPHRWVQMVKQSIRTVAPHFCTRRMLKEYVERMYLPAFDASLSAR
- a CDS encoding N(4)-(beta-N-acetylglucosaminyl)-L-asparaginase, with product MPTRLNRRDFVRTGAAAAGLGLAGRVEGAPAAHQPAPAVRRSQARPVVIASANGNSRLHDGNETCVARAFRLMTGGTDVLEALIAGVNIVELDPKETSVGYGGLPNADGVVQLDSCCMHGPKKRAGGVAALEGVRMPSKVAHAVLQNTDHHLLVGAGAQQFARQMGFAIEDDLNTETSRKLWLEWKRRLDPEHFLDPDKRAQAGLDAGWSMVRDGLIDREHYFGTINCDGINAKGEICGVTTTSGLAWKIPGRVGDSPILGAGLYVDGDVGAAGSTGRGEANLYGLCSYLIVELLRQGKSPRDAGMEALRRVKANTIEKRLLDPKGSGNPRFGLNFYIVNKAGEFAGVSMYPSQYAVCTENGPETLKTEALVEGPEPA
- a CDS encoding beta-lactamase family protein, whose translation is MTPVAALVLATGVAAGQPADRAAAFAAAYPEIDRAFTDYARDAHVPGMAWGVVVDGRLVHQGTFGVQSTETQAPVTADTVFRIASMTKSFTAAAILALRDDGKLALDDPAERYVPELASLRYPTSDAPRITIRHLLSHATGFPEDNPWGDQQLALSDEAMSALMRQGIPFSNPPGQAYEYSNYGFAILGRIVTQASGMPYRDYVRARLLQPLGLSATTLDAPAVPAARVAHGYRWEDERWKEEPPLPDGAFGAMGGMLTSLRDLSTYVAWLMDAWPARDGDDTGPLRRSSRREMQQVWRGSPASVRRLADGALQLTAGGYGYGLRVAQSCDFGHVVAHSGGLPGYGSQMRWLPEYGVGLVAMGSLTYTNWGPRFDAALAALARTGALVPRRPQPSEALTRMRADVTRLVQQWDDALADRIAANNLYLDLAKDRRRREIDALREKHGSCRADGPFLVENALRGEWVMPCDRGALRVAITLAPTVPPKVQHLSVRSADAAVALTPPPACVQ
- the sppA gene encoding signal peptide peptidase SppA → MAVRRGVWVVVVLLACAVLVSAALVAFSWVAFSRPPGVPTKGVLVLKLQGDIAEISTNPFDSLFVEPITVRNVTEALRAAKTDPRITGVLLRPIQAPALWGKVQELRDALVDFKSSGKPLVAFLEFASEREYVLASAAARVVLVPAGQLNLTGLASYQVFLRGTFDKIGATPDLLHIGDYKTAVNTFTEKGFTPAHREMTESLNHDTFEQLVAAIAGARGKSADEVRGLIDEGPMLPDAALEHGLVDDVAYYDEIGKTSDLGDGFAELSLDRYLTVARGTRPSLKAPRLAVLYAVGTIVSGNGSGPTGSDVGSDKLTEAIREIRNDDSIKAVVLRVDSPGGSTVASDVIWRELMLLRARKPLVVSMSDLAASGGYYIAMPGHVIVAQPGTLTGSIGIFSGKFVTGGTYGKLGMQIEAVSEGKYAEMYSPTRTFNAAERRKVEEHMQAFYDQFVEKVAESRASTPEKIDAIAQGRVWTGRQAREHGLVDELGGLPRAIAIAQQRAGIAKDEAVNVVVYPRKPTVFEALTLLGGGQGARAAMVEALLPEADRRTLAAVRQPLRLVQRGESLALLPWVFIGN